A window of Primulina huaijiensis isolate GDHJ02 chromosome 9, ASM1229523v2, whole genome shotgun sequence contains these coding sequences:
- the LOC140985276 gene encoding uncharacterized protein isoform X1: MADVVQFKLERMLDELDDLERRGLFSRREIAEIVKRRRKFEYRLKRPSPLKQDFLAYIDYEKNLESLRLLRKKSFSNNSGGKKSKKSVSDYAGVSRILETYRLATNRFKGDIELWFQYLEFCRARGNGRMKKALAQLVRFHPKVPGVWIYAAAWEFDQNLNVAAARSLMQNGLRACPTSEDLWIEYIRMELTYLNKLKARKVALGEDEGTLTRDQRGVDEKQWRDDNKELFMAFNEPGEDDKTSALQERESMGKVDLFREHGLNILQTVYSAAILALPTAFSLRTRLLEILEAIDLPLSDDTRKKILDDMKKEFAKDPQYWDWLARVEIGDIKGINPEQLGKAIQVDQFNIVYEEGLKFLPSASMFNVYVKFLMDAASDEGGDRETNTFLTKHGHAIKVVSHLETVFEKAENLCCMTEDLACLHVSFLLQLRKLDEAKRLVEKLCSGKFSNAVHLWTLRLSIEMRHIQGVSSHNKADQPYIFELLSNVLIKVSILEAENIWLMGLKYFANQRHYFDKLVDTAVLSLAEYGGNDFGFSLSSIIVNYILQRDGVDSSRLVYKRFLALPHPGLAIYRKCIELEMNLASAGDKAGLSNARKLYESALTTYHQDTSLWQDYHSMEFKMGTSETAAAVHWRAMKVLKNGFSLVTSTTL; the protein is encoded by the exons ATGGCGGACGTGGTGCAATTCAAGCTAGAGCGCATGCTAGACGAGCTAGATGATCTAGAGCGGCGGGGATTGTTCAGCCGCCGAGAGATTGCTGAGATTGTTAAGCGCCGCCGCAAGTTCGAGTACCGTCTCAAAAGACCGAGCCCCCTCAAGCAAGATTTCTTAGCCTACATCGACTACGAAAAGAATCTCGAATCCCTCCGCCTCCTTCGTAAAAAatctttttcaaataattcCGGCGGTAAAAAATCGAAGAAGTCAGTCTCCGATTACGCTGGGGTCTCCAGAATTTTAGAAACATATCGGCTTGCCACGAACCGGTTTAAGGGAGACATTGAACTTTGGTTTCAATATTTGGAGTTTTGCAGAGCGCGTGGCAACGGGAGAATGAAGaag GCTCTGGCTCAACTAGTTAGATTTCATCCGAAAGTGCCTGGTGTTTGGATCTATGCTGCTGCTTGGGAATTCGATCAGAATCTGAATGTTGCAGCTGCTCGTTCTCTAATGCAAAATGGTTTGAGGGCATGCCCTACTTCAGAGGACTTGTGGATAGAGTACATTCGTATGGAACTCACATATCTGAACAAGTTAAAAGCCCGAAAGGTTGCATTGGGAGAGGATGAGGGGACCCTGACTCGTGATCAGAGAGGTGTTGATGAGAAACAGTGGAGAGATGATAACAAGGAATTGTTTATGGCTTTCAATGAGCCAGGGGAAGACGATAAAACGTCTGCTCTCCAAGAGCGTGAATCTATGGGGAAGGTTGATTTGTTTAGGGAGCATGGCTTGAACATTCTACAAACTGTTTATAGTGCTGCAATCCTCGCTCTGCCAACAGCTTTCAGTCTCAGAACTCGGTTACTAGAGATACTAGAAGCCATAGATCTGCCTCTTTCAGATGATACACGAAAGAAAATACTCGATGACATGAAAAAGGAATTTGCAAAAGACCCGCAGTACTGGGATTGGCTTGCAAGGGTTGAAATAGGTGACATCAAAGGAATAAATCCTGAACAGCTGGGAAAGGCGATCCAGGTTGACCAGTTTAATATC GTTTACGAGGAGGGTTTGAAATTTCTACCATCAGCTTCGATGTTCAATGTTTATGTAAAATTCCTCATGGATGCAGCCAGTGACGAAGGGGGCGATAGAGAAACAAACACTTTCTTGACCAAGCATGGTCACGCGATTAAAGTTGTTTCACATCTTGAAACAGTATTTGAGAAGGCTGAGAACCTTTGCTGCATGACAGAAGATCTTGCTTGCCTGCACGTTTCGTTCTTATTGCAGCTGAGAAAATTGGATGAAGCTAAAAGGCTGGTTGAAAAACTTTGCTCcggaaaattttcaaatgcgGTGCATTTATGGACCTTGCGTCTGTCCATAGAAATGAGACATATTCAGGGCGTGAGCTCTCATAACAAGGCTGATCAACCATATATCTTTGAACTCCTCAGCAATGTTTTGATAAAAGTTAGCATTTTAGAAGCAGAAAACATCTGGCTTATG GGactaaaatattttgcaaaCCAGAGACATTATTTTGACAAGCTTGTGGATACTGCAGTGCTTTCATTGGCCGAATATGGGGGAAACGATTTTGGGTTTTCTCTCTCTTCAATAATTGTAAATTATATTCTTCAAAGGGATGGAGTTGATAGCTCGAGACTTGTGTATAAGCG ATTTCTTGCCCTACCGCATCCTGGACTTGCCATATACAGAAAATGTATTGAGCTAGAAATGAATCTTGCATCTGCTGGGGACAAAGCAGGTCTTTCAAATGCTCGGAAATTGTATGAATCTGCACTTACAACTTACCATCAAGACACAAGCCTGTGGCAAGACTATCATTCCATGGAGTTTAAG ATGGGAACATCAGAAACTGCGGCGGCTGTCCATTGGCGGGCTATGAAAGTGCTAAAAAATGGTTTTTCGCTTGTTACTTCTACTACTCTGTGA
- the LOC140985276 gene encoding uncharacterized protein isoform X2 has translation MADVVQFKLERMLDELDDLERRGLFSRREIAEIVKRRRKFEYRLKRPSPLKQDFLAYIDYEKNLESLRLLRKKSFSNNSGGKKSKKSVSDYAGVSRILETYRLATNRFKGDIELWFQYLEFCRARGNGRMKKALAQLVRFHPKVPGVWIYAAAWEFDQNLNVAAARSLMQNGLRACPTSEDLWIEYIRMELTYLNKLKARKVALGEDEGTLTRDQRGVDEKQWRDDNKELFMAFNEPGEDDKTSALQERESMGKVDLFREHGLNILQTVYSAAILALPTAFSLRTRLLEILEAIDLPLSDDTRKKILDDMKKEFAKDPQYWDWLARVEIGDIKGINPEQLGKAIQVYEEGLKFLPSASMFNVYVKFLMDAASDEGGDRETNTFLTKHGHAIKVVSHLETVFEKAENLCCMTEDLACLHVSFLLQLRKLDEAKRLVEKLCSGKFSNAVHLWTLRLSIEMRHIQGVSSHNKADQPYIFELLSNVLIKVSILEAENIWLMGLKYFANQRHYFDKLVDTAVLSLAEYGGNDFGFSLSSIIVNYILQRDGVDSSRLVYKRFLALPHPGLAIYRKCIELEMNLASAGDKAGLSNARKLYESALTTYHQDTSLWQDYHSMEFKMGTSETAAAVHWRAMKVLKNGFSLVTSTTL, from the exons ATGGCGGACGTGGTGCAATTCAAGCTAGAGCGCATGCTAGACGAGCTAGATGATCTAGAGCGGCGGGGATTGTTCAGCCGCCGAGAGATTGCTGAGATTGTTAAGCGCCGCCGCAAGTTCGAGTACCGTCTCAAAAGACCGAGCCCCCTCAAGCAAGATTTCTTAGCCTACATCGACTACGAAAAGAATCTCGAATCCCTCCGCCTCCTTCGTAAAAAatctttttcaaataattcCGGCGGTAAAAAATCGAAGAAGTCAGTCTCCGATTACGCTGGGGTCTCCAGAATTTTAGAAACATATCGGCTTGCCACGAACCGGTTTAAGGGAGACATTGAACTTTGGTTTCAATATTTGGAGTTTTGCAGAGCGCGTGGCAACGGGAGAATGAAGaag GCTCTGGCTCAACTAGTTAGATTTCATCCGAAAGTGCCTGGTGTTTGGATCTATGCTGCTGCTTGGGAATTCGATCAGAATCTGAATGTTGCAGCTGCTCGTTCTCTAATGCAAAATGGTTTGAGGGCATGCCCTACTTCAGAGGACTTGTGGATAGAGTACATTCGTATGGAACTCACATATCTGAACAAGTTAAAAGCCCGAAAGGTTGCATTGGGAGAGGATGAGGGGACCCTGACTCGTGATCAGAGAGGTGTTGATGAGAAACAGTGGAGAGATGATAACAAGGAATTGTTTATGGCTTTCAATGAGCCAGGGGAAGACGATAAAACGTCTGCTCTCCAAGAGCGTGAATCTATGGGGAAGGTTGATTTGTTTAGGGAGCATGGCTTGAACATTCTACAAACTGTTTATAGTGCTGCAATCCTCGCTCTGCCAACAGCTTTCAGTCTCAGAACTCGGTTACTAGAGATACTAGAAGCCATAGATCTGCCTCTTTCAGATGATACACGAAAGAAAATACTCGATGACATGAAAAAGGAATTTGCAAAAGACCCGCAGTACTGGGATTGGCTTGCAAGGGTTGAAATAGGTGACATCAAAGGAATAAATCCTGAACAGCTGGGAAAGGCGATCCAG GTTTACGAGGAGGGTTTGAAATTTCTACCATCAGCTTCGATGTTCAATGTTTATGTAAAATTCCTCATGGATGCAGCCAGTGACGAAGGGGGCGATAGAGAAACAAACACTTTCTTGACCAAGCATGGTCACGCGATTAAAGTTGTTTCACATCTTGAAACAGTATTTGAGAAGGCTGAGAACCTTTGCTGCATGACAGAAGATCTTGCTTGCCTGCACGTTTCGTTCTTATTGCAGCTGAGAAAATTGGATGAAGCTAAAAGGCTGGTTGAAAAACTTTGCTCcggaaaattttcaaatgcgGTGCATTTATGGACCTTGCGTCTGTCCATAGAAATGAGACATATTCAGGGCGTGAGCTCTCATAACAAGGCTGATCAACCATATATCTTTGAACTCCTCAGCAATGTTTTGATAAAAGTTAGCATTTTAGAAGCAGAAAACATCTGGCTTATG GGactaaaatattttgcaaaCCAGAGACATTATTTTGACAAGCTTGTGGATACTGCAGTGCTTTCATTGGCCGAATATGGGGGAAACGATTTTGGGTTTTCTCTCTCTTCAATAATTGTAAATTATATTCTTCAAAGGGATGGAGTTGATAGCTCGAGACTTGTGTATAAGCG ATTTCTTGCCCTACCGCATCCTGGACTTGCCATATACAGAAAATGTATTGAGCTAGAAATGAATCTTGCATCTGCTGGGGACAAAGCAGGTCTTTCAAATGCTCGGAAATTGTATGAATCTGCACTTACAACTTACCATCAAGACACAAGCCTGTGGCAAGACTATCATTCCATGGAGTTTAAG ATGGGAACATCAGAAACTGCGGCGGCTGTCCATTGGCGGGCTATGAAAGTGCTAAAAAATGGTTTTTCGCTTGTTACTTCTACTACTCTGTGA